The following proteins come from a genomic window of Aquimarina sp. MAR_2010_214:
- a CDS encoding chalcone isomerase family protein, whose amino-acid sequence MKKITLVLVALISLTTATAQIRIGKAILPYEENFGDADLKLNGAGMRKVLWIDMYAGGLYLGKKNKDPKAILDANETMAIKLNIVSGFVTQKKMIKAVKDGFVKATFGNTKALNGRINKFINFFSEPIVKNDIFDLVYIKDKGVTAFKNGKKLGEIEGRDFKYALFKIWLGDEPASEEIKMGMLGLQ is encoded by the coding sequence ATGAAAAAAATTACTTTAGTATTGGTAGCGTTAATTTCCCTTACTACTGCTACTGCGCAAATTAGGATTGGTAAAGCTATTTTGCCTTATGAAGAAAATTTTGGAGACGCCGATTTAAAATTAAATGGTGCCGGAATGAGAAAAGTGCTCTGGATTGATATGTACGCAGGAGGACTTTATCTGGGAAAAAAGAACAAAGACCCTAAAGCAATTCTTGATGCTAACGAGACTATGGCAATAAAACTTAATATTGTTTCTGGCTTTGTTACACAAAAGAAAATGATTAAAGCTGTAAAAGATGGTTTTGTAAAAGCTACCTTTGGTAATACAAAAGCATTAAACGGGAGAATTAATAAGTTTATTAATTTTTTCTCTGAACCTATCGTGAAAAACGACATCTTTGATCTTGTTTATATTAAGGATAAAGGAGTAACAGCATTTAAAAATGGAAAGAAACTTGGTGAAATCGAAGGACGAGATTTTAAATATGCATTATTTAAAATTTGGCTAGGAGATGAACCAGCAAGTGAAGAAATTAAAATGGGAATGCTAGGACTACAATAG
- a CDS encoding DUF2147 domain-containing protein, translating to MSFYRILFVVLLLVSIKVNAQIVGQWKTIDDNTGEPRSIVEIYKKGNKLFGKILQVLDEAERKKLCIECKGSDYNKPIEGMVIIKELEKDGNEYEAGTIMDPENGKVYRCKIWIDEDNPNVLNVRGYIAFLYRTQKWIRV from the coding sequence ATGAGTTTTTATAGAATACTTTTTGTTGTATTATTGTTGGTTTCGATAAAGGTAAATGCTCAAATAGTAGGGCAATGGAAAACTATTGATGATAATACGGGAGAGCCACGATCTATTGTTGAAATTTATAAGAAAGGAAACAAACTGTTTGGTAAGATTCTACAAGTATTAGATGAGGCTGAAAGAAAGAAGTTATGCATTGAGTGTAAAGGCAGTGACTATAATAAGCCTATAGAGGGAATGGTGATTATCAAAGAGCTTGAAAAAGATGGGAATGAATATGAAGCAGGAACTATTATGGACCCAGAGAATGGCAAAGTTTACCGATGTAAAATCTGGATTGATGAGGATAACCCAAATGTACTTAATGTGCGAGGATATATAGCTTTTTTATATAGAACACAAAAATGGATTCGCGTATGA
- a CDS encoding chalcone isomerase family protein — protein MKKIITLIIIALISTVSAAQVRVGDIVLPYKVNFDGEELSLNGAGMRSILGFDTYSGGLYTKKKYNDPGVVLDSDESMSIRLNIVSKKVTNKRMIKVFRKGFDDAMFGNTQTLDVRIEKFLKLFSSPMQINDYFDLVYIKGKGIKTYKNGEELGFIKGRDFKYALFKIWLGNEPACKLIKGGMLGLSK, from the coding sequence ATGAAAAAAATAATTACTTTAATAATCATAGCACTCATATCTACAGTGTCTGCAGCTCAGGTAAGAGTAGGGGATATCGTATTACCATATAAGGTTAATTTTGACGGAGAAGAACTGTCTCTAAATGGAGCAGGAATGAGAAGTATTCTTGGATTTGATACCTATTCGGGAGGTCTTTATACCAAGAAGAAATATAATGATCCTGGAGTAGTCTTAGATTCTGATGAAAGTATGTCTATCCGTTTAAATATCGTTTCTAAGAAAGTAACAAATAAGCGAATGATTAAAGTTTTTAGAAAAGGCTTTGATGATGCAATGTTTGGTAATACTCAAACCTTAGATGTAAGAATCGAAAAGTTTTTGAAATTATTTTCTTCACCTATGCAGATTAATGATTATTTTGATTTAGTATACATCAAAGGAAAAGGAATTAAAACCTATAAAAATGGAGAAGAGCTTGGTTTTATAAAAGGCAGAGATTTTAAATATGCCCTATTTAAGATTTGGTTAGGAAATGAGCCTGCTTGTAAACTTATAAAAGGAGGAATGTTAGGCTTGAGTAAATAA
- the priA gene encoding primosomal protein N', which translates to MSYFINVILPIPLDKEFTYSINKAEATFLQPGMRVAVQFGKSKVYAALVTKIHQNPPLVYEAKEIEHILDESPIVTQHQLELWSWISSYYMCTKGEVMRAALPGAFLLESETIILKNEKSLFDESLLKDDEFLIYEALQYQSLLRIQEVMSIVSKKNVLPVIKRLIEKEVITVQEEIYEQYKPKIVRYIRLNTGYNKEESLRILLDTMTRAPKQREVLMHLFTLQAQTTKSIKVSDLVKASNSSAAVIRALVDKNILDEYHLQTDRVQYTGETTENTKQLNEYQHRAYEEIKSSFEDKDVCLFHGVTSSGKTEVYVKLIEQVIQKGEQVLYLLPEIALTTQLITRLQEYFGEKLTVYHSKYSVNERVEAWNNVKAKKSKAQVVIGARSAIFLPFVNLGLIIVDEEHENTFKQYDPAPRYHARDTAIVLAKMFCAKVVLGSATPAIETYYNARQKKYGLVQLTRRYGNVLMPEINLVDIKTKYKKKEMTGHFSDTLLTGIHDALKEGEQVILFQNRRGYSPVIECNTCGHSPQCPNCDVSLTFHSFRNQLRCHYCGHHIAMPQKCMACDSVDLTTKGFGTEQIENELQELFPDHKIGRMDQDTTRGKHGYEKIINSFEEGDIDIMVGTQMLSKGLDFRNVSLVGIMNADNLLNFPDFRAHERSFQLMQQVAGRAGRTKKRGKVLIQTYNPFHQILQQVSVNDYSGMYTDQIEERHQYKYPPFYKIIKITGKHKDYNRVNEATNWLARSLRNVFNENVLGPEFPPVSRIRNQYHKNIVIKIPQGQSLNKTKEVIKKINTSFKSVKEFSGVRVIINVDNY; encoded by the coding sequence ATGTCATACTTTATAAATGTAATTCTCCCTATACCTCTTGATAAAGAGTTTACCTATAGTATTAATAAAGCTGAAGCTACTTTTTTACAACCAGGAATGCGTGTGGCTGTTCAATTTGGGAAAAGCAAGGTGTATGCAGCTTTGGTAACAAAGATACATCAAAATCCACCTTTGGTATATGAAGCTAAAGAAATAGAACATATTCTTGATGAATCACCAATAGTTACACAACATCAGTTAGAGCTATGGTCTTGGATTTCTAGTTATTATATGTGCACAAAAGGAGAAGTAATGAGAGCTGCTCTTCCTGGAGCCTTCTTACTTGAAAGTGAAACTATAATTCTGAAAAATGAAAAATCTCTTTTTGATGAATCCTTGTTAAAAGATGATGAATTTCTGATTTATGAAGCATTGCAATATCAGAGCTTACTTCGTATACAAGAAGTGATGAGTATTGTTAGTAAGAAAAATGTATTACCTGTCATAAAACGATTAATAGAAAAAGAAGTTATTACCGTTCAGGAAGAAATTTATGAGCAATATAAGCCCAAAATAGTGCGATATATTCGATTAAATACAGGATATAATAAAGAAGAATCGTTACGGATTTTATTAGATACAATGACCAGAGCGCCTAAACAAAGGGAGGTATTGATGCATTTATTTACATTACAGGCACAAACTACCAAATCAATTAAGGTTAGTGATCTGGTGAAAGCTTCTAATAGCTCTGCAGCTGTAATACGAGCATTGGTCGATAAAAATATATTAGACGAATATCATTTGCAAACCGATCGGGTTCAATATACAGGAGAAACGACAGAAAATACTAAACAACTTAATGAATATCAACATAGGGCTTACGAGGAAATAAAGAGTTCTTTTGAAGATAAAGACGTATGTCTTTTTCATGGAGTTACTTCATCTGGAAAAACAGAAGTGTATGTAAAACTTATAGAACAAGTTATTCAGAAAGGGGAGCAGGTACTGTATTTACTTCCCGAAATAGCTTTAACAACACAACTCATTACCCGATTACAGGAATATTTTGGAGAAAAACTTACAGTATATCACTCTAAGTACTCTGTTAATGAAAGAGTAGAGGCATGGAACAATGTGAAAGCTAAAAAATCAAAAGCACAAGTGGTTATTGGTGCTAGATCAGCAATATTTTTACCATTTGTCAATTTGGGATTAATTATAGTAGATGAAGAGCACGAAAATACATTTAAACAATATGATCCTGCGCCGAGATATCATGCAAGGGATACAGCAATCGTTTTAGCTAAAATGTTTTGTGCCAAAGTAGTATTAGGGTCTGCGACTCCAGCTATTGAGACATATTATAATGCAAGGCAAAAAAAATATGGACTTGTACAATTGACCAGAAGGTATGGTAATGTACTAATGCCAGAAATTAATTTGGTAGATATAAAAACAAAATATAAGAAAAAAGAAATGACAGGGCATTTTAGTGATACCTTATTAACGGGTATTCATGACGCTTTAAAAGAAGGAGAGCAAGTTATTCTTTTTCAAAATAGAAGAGGGTATTCTCCTGTAATAGAATGTAATACTTGTGGACACTCTCCTCAATGTCCAAATTGTGATGTTAGCCTTACATTTCATAGTTTTAGAAATCAGCTACGATGTCATTACTGTGGGCATCATATAGCAATGCCTCAAAAGTGCATGGCTTGTGATAGCGTTGATTTAACTACAAAAGGTTTTGGAACAGAGCAAATAGAAAATGAACTGCAAGAGCTTTTTCCTGATCATAAAATTGGGAGAATGGATCAGGATACAACCAGAGGAAAACATGGGTATGAAAAGATCATAAATAGTTTTGAAGAAGGAGATATTGATATTATGGTGGGTACACAAATGCTGTCTAAAGGATTGGATTTTAGAAATGTAAGCCTTGTAGGTATAATGAATGCGGATAATCTACTTAATTTCCCTGATTTTAGAGCACATGAACGTAGTTTTCAGTTAATGCAGCAGGTAGCAGGTCGAGCAGGTAGAACTAAGAAAAGAGGTAAAGTTTTGATTCAAACGTATAATCCTTTTCACCAAATTTTGCAACAGGTGTCTGTTAATGACTATTCTGGGATGTATACAGATCAAATCGAAGAAAGGCATCAGTATAAATACCCTCCTTTTTATAAAATAATAAAAATAACAGGTAAGCATAAAGACTATAATAGAGTAAATGAAGCTACAAATTGGTTGGCTAGATCACTTAGAAACGTATTTAATGAAAATGTTTTGGGGCCAGAATTCCCTCCTGTCTCAAGAATACGAAATCAATATCATAAAAATATAGTTATAAAAATACCTCAAGGTCAATCCTTAAACAAAACAAAAGAAGTGATAAAAAAAATCAACACTTCTTTTAAAAGTGTAAAAGAATTTTCGGGAGTAAGAGTTATAATTAATGTAGATAACTACTAG
- a CDS encoding LytTR family DNA-binding domain-containing protein, whose product MEQSQLKCAVVDDSRLQRLAIVKLIDEHSSLELVAEWNNAIETKNGLLDTQVDLLFLDIEMPILTGFDLLDDLENKPHIIFVTGKTKYAFKAFDYDAIDYLRKPLKKDRFNAAVDKALSMSRIGGENASVEDDDYIFVKSNLKKRKIFLNQLKYVEALGDYVKLIMEEGDPIVVLATMKSFEAQLPSDRFLRIHKSYIVNLDKVERYNSRNIEIADEKIPLSRHKKHSLIEALNN is encoded by the coding sequence GTGGAGCAATCTCAATTAAAATGTGCGGTAGTAGACGATTCCCGCCTTCAAAGACTAGCTATTGTAAAGCTAATAGACGAACATTCTTCACTAGAATTAGTGGCTGAGTGGAATAATGCTATTGAGACCAAAAACGGTTTACTCGATACTCAAGTGGACTTATTATTCTTAGATATTGAAATGCCAATCCTTACTGGTTTTGATCTTTTGGATGATTTAGAAAACAAACCTCATATCATTTTTGTCACAGGAAAAACGAAATATGCTTTTAAAGCTTTCGATTATGATGCTATAGATTATTTAAGAAAACCATTAAAAAAAGATCGTTTTAATGCTGCTGTTGATAAAGCTCTTAGCATGTCTCGAATAGGAGGAGAAAATGCTAGTGTAGAAGATGACGACTATATTTTTGTAAAGAGTAATCTGAAAAAAAGAAAGATTTTCCTTAATCAACTAAAATATGTAGAAGCTTTAGGAGATTATGTTAAGCTGATAATGGAAGAAGGAGATCCTATTGTTGTATTAGCTACAATGAAATCTTTTGAAGCACAACTACCAAGTGATCGTTTTTTAAGAATTCATAAATCTTATATTGTGAATCTAGACAAGGTAGAACGTTATAACAGTCGTAACATAGAAATTGCGGATGAGAAAATACCGCTTAGCAGACACAAAAAACATTCTTTAATAGAAGCTTTGAATAATTAG
- the rpsF gene encoding 30S ribosomal protein S6, with protein sequence MNQYETVFILNPVLSEDQIKETVKKYEDILVSNGAKMISKEDWGLKKLAYAIQHKKSGFYHLFEYQVPGEAINALEVEYRRDERVMRYLTVRLDKHAIAWAEKRRNRNKQKA encoded by the coding sequence ATGAATCAATACGAAACTGTTTTCATCTTGAATCCCGTTTTATCTGAAGATCAGATAAAGGAAACAGTTAAGAAATACGAAGACATTCTTGTTTCTAATGGCGCCAAGATGATATCAAAAGAGGATTGGGGGCTTAAAAAGCTTGCATATGCAATCCAACACAAAAAAAGTGGTTTTTATCACTTATTTGAATACCAGGTACCTGGTGAAGCTATTAATGCTTTAGAAGTTGAGTACAGAAGAGATGAACGAGTAATGCGTTACCTTACTGTACGCCTTGATAAGCATGCAATTGCTTGGGCAGAGAAAAGAAGAAATAGAAACAAACAAAAAGCTTAA
- the rpsR gene encoding 30S ribosomal protein S18 yields the protein MMSSIEQQAKGKKDGEIRYLTPLNIDTSKTKKYCRFKKSGIKYIDYKDPDFLMAFVNEQGKLLPRRLTGTSLKYQRKVSVAVKRARHLALMPYVGDLLK from the coding sequence ATTATGTCATCTATAGAACAACAAGCTAAAGGAAAAAAAGACGGAGAGATCAGATATCTTACTCCTCTTAATATAGATACATCAAAAACGAAGAAATATTGTCGTTTTAAAAAATCAGGTATCAAATATATTGATTATAAAGATCCAGATTTCTTAATGGCATTTGTAAATGAGCAAGGTAAATTATTACCTCGTCGTCTTACAGGAACTTCATTAAAATATCAACGTAAAGTAAGTGTTGCTGTAAAAAGAGCAAGACATCTAGCTTTAATGCCATACGTTGGTGATTTATTAAAATAA
- the rplI gene encoding 50S ribosomal protein L9, with product MELILKKDVENLGFADDVVEVKNGYGRNYLIPNGLALLATPSAKKVLAETLKQRAFKEKKEIEDAEKIGKKLSGLEIKILAKSGTGGKLFGSVSNADVAEAFAKEGVELEKKFITVPGGTIKRLGQYDASVRLHREVIIPVAFEVVTKAK from the coding sequence ATGGAACTTATATTAAAGAAAGACGTTGAGAATCTAGGATTCGCAGACGATGTAGTAGAAGTTAAGAATGGTTATGGTCGTAACTATTTAATTCCTAATGGACTTGCATTATTAGCAACTCCTTCTGCAAAAAAAGTACTTGCTGAAACGTTAAAACAACGTGCTTTTAAAGAAAAGAAAGAGATCGAAGATGCAGAAAAAATTGGAAAGAAACTTAGTGGATTAGAGATCAAAATTTTAGCAAAATCAGGAACTGGAGGTAAATTATTTGGTTCTGTATCTAATGCTGATGTTGCAGAAGCATTTGCTAAAGAAGGTGTTGAATTGGAAAAGAAATTTATTACTGTACCAGGCGGAACAATTAAGCGTTTAGGTCAGTATGACGCTTCTGTTCGCCTTCATAGAGAAGTAATCATTCCGGTTGCTTTTGAAGTAGTTACTAAAGCTAAATAG
- a CDS encoding carboxypeptidase regulatory-like domain-containing protein, translating to MKKIILLILVLMGGAINAQVTTSNISGIVRDSQNQLLPGANITALHGPTGTSYGGVTDFDGRFNLNNLRVGGPYRITISYVGFKKQLIDEVYLQLGQTFNLNIVLVEDDNQLEEVVITTNKNATFSSDRTGAETSVGRRELRTLPTISRSAADFTRLEPTASGNSFGGRNDQFNNFSLDGAVFNNPFGLDAATPGGQTDAQPISLDAIEQIQVSTAPYDVTLSGFTGASVNAVTKSGTNTFKGTVYGFFRNEDLTGGKVKGNDVFKSDLEQTQYGFSIGGPIIKNKLFFFANAERDQRTDLGSSWLPNTGSGGINESRVLESDMIAVSNALANLGYTTGAYKGFTYDSESTKGILKLDWNINDKHRAAIIYNFLRASKEKPAHPTALGIRGPSASTLQFENSGYEINNNINSFQLEVNSTFSSKFANKFQAGYTHFDDFRNPLSSPAPVITIQDGAGSNYIIAGHEPFSINNKLDQKVIQATNNLNIFLGDHTVTVGASFEMFRFKNSFNLTAYEDFANFGSTYRGLFSPYSSVSSFLDDANNGVVAANLQFAQDRFTALNAAGDGNNGGWKLAELNVGQLAFYVQEEWNVIERLKLSFGLRFDKPLYFDTDERIQDYIDTDNGASRDESIVYFNPNKGPVSLNSTTLPTDKILISPRLGVNYDVRGDKTFQIRGGTGIFTGRLPFVWIGNQVSGADDGFFQIVDPDFQFPQVWRSSLGVDYRLNNGVILTGDFAYTKDINGIHVQNWGLREPTQTLSGVDNRQIYGTSDKGANNAFVLTNSDKGRIVNASFKAAKNFDNNLYASIAYSYLDSKDVNSIEAEITGDAFAGNPALGNVNNDALSYSKYGDKHRIIAVASKKWIYGNERFATTISAFAEFAQGGRFNYTYAGDINGDGSSLNDLIYIPTQAELATYSFSGASITEREAQRIAFESYIRQDDYLSENRGSYAERYGAIAPWRNKVDFKLLQDFNINVGERTNTIQFSLDVLNVGNLINSDWGLVQQPNNVQVLGVNVDTTTNTPTYSFDSNLVDTFGYDSSLQSRWQAQVGLRYIF from the coding sequence ATGAAAAAAATTATTCTATTAATTTTGGTATTAATGGGGGGGGCGATTAATGCTCAGGTTACTACTTCAAATATTTCAGGAATCGTACGCGATAGTCAGAATCAACTACTACCCGGTGCTAATATTACAGCATTACACGGTCCTACAGGTACTTCTTATGGTGGAGTGACTGATTTTGATGGTCGTTTTAATCTAAACAATTTGCGTGTAGGAGGTCCATATAGAATAACAATAAGTTATGTTGGTTTTAAAAAACAACTTATTGATGAAGTGTACCTGCAATTAGGACAAACCTTTAACCTTAACATAGTGTTGGTTGAAGATGATAATCAATTAGAAGAAGTTGTAATTACTACAAATAAAAACGCTACGTTCAGTAGTGACCGAACTGGTGCAGAAACCAGTGTTGGTAGGAGAGAATTACGAACATTACCTACAATATCGCGTTCTGCTGCGGATTTCACTCGATTAGAACCTACTGCAAGTGGAAACTCTTTTGGAGGAAGAAACGATCAATTTAATAATTTTAGTTTAGATGGGGCTGTGTTTAATAACCCTTTTGGGTTAGATGCAGCAACTCCTGGAGGCCAGACCGATGCGCAACCAATCTCATTGGATGCTATCGAGCAGATTCAAGTATCTACAGCTCCTTATGATGTAACATTGTCTGGATTTACAGGAGCTTCTGTTAATGCTGTTACAAAAAGTGGAACGAATACATTTAAAGGAACTGTCTATGGGTTCTTTAGAAATGAAGATCTTACCGGAGGAAAAGTAAAAGGAAATGATGTATTTAAGTCTGATCTAGAACAAACTCAATACGGATTTAGTATCGGTGGACCTATTATCAAAAACAAATTATTCTTTTTTGCTAACGCAGAAAGAGATCAACGTACTGATCTAGGTTCATCCTGGTTACCTAATACTGGTAGTGGTGGAATTAATGAATCTCGTGTATTAGAGTCGGATATGATCGCGGTTAGTAATGCACTGGCAAATTTAGGGTATACTACTGGTGCATATAAAGGATTTACATATGATTCAGAATCAACCAAAGGAATCCTTAAGTTAGATTGGAATATTAATGATAAGCATCGAGCAGCTATTATTTATAATTTTTTAAGAGCTTCTAAAGAGAAACCTGCGCATCCTACAGCATTAGGAATCAGAGGACCTAGTGCTTCTACATTACAGTTTGAGAATTCAGGTTATGAAATTAATAATAATATAAACTCTTTTCAATTAGAGGTTAATTCTACGTTCTCAAGTAAGTTTGCTAATAAATTTCAAGCTGGTTATACACATTTTGATGATTTCAGAAATCCGTTATCGTCACCTGCACCTGTAATAACAATTCAGGATGGAGCCGGATCAAATTATATTATTGCTGGTCATGAACCATTTTCTATCAATAATAAGTTAGATCAAAAAGTAATTCAGGCAACTAATAACCTTAATATTTTCCTTGGAGATCATACTGTTACAGTAGGAGCTTCTTTCGAGATGTTTAGATTTAAAAATTCGTTTAATTTAACAGCATATGAAGATTTTGCTAATTTTGGATCAACATATCGTGGATTGTTTTCGCCTTATAGTTCAGTAAGTTCCTTTTTGGATGATGCAAATAATGGTGTAGTTGCTGCTAATCTACAATTTGCTCAGGATCGATTTACTGCACTAAATGCTGCAGGAGATGGTAATAATGGAGGTTGGAAATTAGCAGAATTGAATGTAGGGCAATTGGCCTTTTATGTCCAGGAAGAATGGAATGTTATAGAACGACTTAAGCTTAGTTTCGGACTTAGGTTTGATAAACCATTATATTTTGATACCGATGAGCGTATTCAGGATTATATAGATACAGATAATGGAGCTAGTAGAGATGAGAGTATTGTATATTTTAATCCTAACAAAGGGCCGGTATCTTTGAATTCAACTACTTTGCCTACCGATAAAATTTTGATATCACCAAGACTAGGGGTTAACTATGACGTTAGAGGAGATAAAACTTTTCAAATACGTGGTGGTACAGGTATATTTACAGGTAGATTACCATTTGTATGGATAGGAAACCAAGTGAGTGGGGCAGACGATGGTTTTTTCCAGATTGTAGATCCTGATTTTCAGTTTCCTCAGGTATGGAGATCTAGCTTAGGAGTGGATTATAGATTGAATAATGGTGTGATTCTTACCGGTGATTTTGCCTATACGAAAGATATAAATGGAATCCATGTTCAGAATTGGGGATTACGTGAACCAACTCAAACATTATCGGGAGTTGATAATAGACAAATATATGGTACTTCAGACAAAGGGGCTAATAATGCTTTTGTACTTACTAATTCTGATAAAGGGAGAATTGTAAATGCTTCTTTTAAAGCGGCCAAGAATTTTGATAATAACTTATACGCGAGTATAGCCTATAGCTATTTGGATTCTAAGGATGTGAATTCTATTGAAGCAGAAATTACAGGAGATGCATTTGCTGGTAATCCTGCTTTAGGAAATGTAAATAATGATGCACTATCGTACTCTAAATATGGAGATAAACATAGAATTATTGCTGTTGCTTCCAAAAAATGGATATATGGTAATGAGAGATTTGCAACTACTATTTCTGCTTTTGCTGAGTTTGCGCAAGGTGGCCGATTTAATTACACATACGCAGGAGATATTAATGGAGACGGATCTTCTCTGAATGATTTAATCTATATCCCTACACAGGCTGAATTGGCAACATATTCGTTTAGTGGTGCTTCAATTACTGAAAGAGAAGCGCAAAGAATTGCTTTTGAATCATATATAAGACAAGATGATTATTTAAGTGAAAATAGAGGAAGCTACGCAGAACGATATGGAGCAATAGCGCCATGGAGAAATAAGGTGGATTTCAAATTACTTCAGGATTTTAATATTAATGTTGGCGAACGAACTAATACAATACAGTTTAGCTTAGATGTTTTAAATGTAGGTAATTTAATCAATTCGGATTGGGGATTAGTGCAACAACCAAATAATGTACAAGTTTTAGGGGTTAATGTGGATACAACTACAAACACTCCTACCTATTCTTTTGATTCAAACTTGGTTGATACTTTTGGGTATGATTCAAGCCTTCAATCAAGATGGCAGGCTCAGGTTGGATTGCGATATATATTCTAA
- a CDS encoding M20/M25/M40 family metallo-hydrolase — protein MNTFYTTHVSPFFLFLFIALTINAQKLSKTEKKIIKSIEANHESAIQFLEKVVNINSGTMHHAGVKEVGMIFKEQFDAINFNTRWIDMPSEVNRAGHLFAETTGNKGKKILLIGHLDTVFEKDSPFQKFKKDGDIAYGPGTNDMKGGDVVVLYALKALHENELLSDSQIIVAFTGDEESTGKPLDISRKDLIDAAKKSEIALGFETSTGFNYATVARRGSSGWKLEVKGKRAHSSGVFNDRVGAGAIFEASRILNSFYTDVKGEEFLTFNPGVILGGTEVKFDSSISKGEAFGKSNVVSQTVIVKGGLRFISEEQKERARSKMKKIITENLPQTSATITFNDSYPAMQPTEGNHKLLVLLNEVSKALDQGVVEAYDPGKRGAADTSFVADYVDCLDGLGTMGSGAHTPKETLDLTTFEALTKRTAILIYRLINQ, from the coding sequence ATGAATACTTTTTATACCACACATGTCTCTCCCTTCTTTTTATTTCTCTTCATAGCATTAACTATAAATGCTCAAAAACTTTCTAAAACAGAAAAAAAAATCATTAAATCGATAGAGGCAAATCACGAATCGGCTATTCAGTTTTTAGAGAAAGTAGTGAATATCAATAGCGGAACAATGCATCACGCTGGTGTAAAAGAAGTTGGAATGATATTTAAAGAGCAATTTGATGCAATTAATTTTAATACACGCTGGATTGATATGCCATCAGAAGTAAATCGAGCCGGACATTTGTTTGCAGAAACTACTGGAAACAAAGGAAAAAAAATACTACTCATTGGTCATTTGGACACCGTATTTGAAAAAGATAGTCCTTTTCAAAAGTTTAAGAAAGATGGTGATATTGCATATGGCCCCGGGACCAATGATATGAAAGGTGGAGATGTAGTTGTGCTATATGCTTTAAAAGCATTACATGAAAACGAATTACTTAGTGACTCACAAATCATAGTCGCCTTTACTGGAGATGAAGAAAGCACAGGTAAACCATTAGATATTAGTAGGAAAGATTTAATCGATGCTGCAAAAAAAAGTGAAATAGCACTAGGATTTGAGACATCAACAGGATTTAATTATGCTACAGTTGCCCGCCGGGGATCTTCTGGATGGAAACTAGAGGTTAAAGGAAAAAGGGCACACTCATCTGGTGTTTTTAATGATCGTGTAGGCGCAGGTGCTATTTTTGAAGCGTCCAGAATTTTAAATAGCTTCTATACCGATGTTAAAGGAGAAGAATTCTTAACCTTTAACCCCGGAGTAATTTTGGGAGGAACAGAGGTTAAATTTGATAGCTCAATAAGTAAAGGAGAAGCTTTCGGAAAAAGCAACGTTGTATCCCAAACTGTTATAGTAAAAGGAGGATTGCGTTTTATTTCTGAAGAGCAAAAAGAAAGAGCGCGCTCCAAAATGAAAAAAATCATTACAGAAAACTTACCGCAAACCAGTGCAACCATTACTTTTAATGATAGCTACCCAGCCATGCAACCAACTGAAGGCAATCACAAACTATTAGTATTACTAAATGAAGTAAGTAAAGCTCTTGATCAAGGAGTGGTTGAAGCATATGATCCTGGTAAACGAGGGGCAGCAGATACTTCTTTTGTGGCAGATTATGTAGATTGTCTAGATGGATTAGGAACCATGGGTAGTGGAGCACACACTCCAAAGGAAACATTAGATTTAACTACTTTTGAAGCTTTGACTAAGCGTACTGCAATACTCATCTATCGATTAATCAATCAATAA